GAAACATTCTTTTTAAATCGTTTTTTCCGGACAGGTTTGAATAATTTTTGAGTGCCTCTAAGAACAGACGAAGGTCCAATTTAGATAGCCAGGCGACAACAAGCTCATGATACTTATGATCCAGCATATTCCACCACTTTTGGAATAAAGGGTGATTTTTCGGGACTCTTGGATCTCCGGCAATAGACAGGATTACATTGAGCCAACTGTCATGAATTTTTGTATCGGCAGCTCTTCTTATTAAAATTTGCAGAATTTTATGACCTACAAGATAGGATTTATCATAGATCGAATCGCAAACCGATTGTTTCTGAGCCTCTATCAATAATTTGTGGGGTTGATTCAATGGGATTTTTTCCAGCTGTTCGATGAAGTAAATGTTTTTGGCGATTGTCATGAATCTGCCGGAACTATATCGATCCAGCTCTAAATGCATCACCATGTCTTTGAAATCAAGATCATTGCGAATCGCTTCATTCGCAAGCCATTTGGCACCATTCAGGCTTAATAACGAATCGTGAAAATTCTTTTTCAGATTCCTTTTCGGCAATGATTTTATCAGCCATTTTGAAACAGCGGCCGGGTCATTTAATCTGTCATACTGTTGAAGGTAATATTGAAAAATACTCTGGATAAGCAAGGTACTCGGTATCGGTCTCAGTTGATCGATTTTATTCAAAATTCTTTGTGTCAGACTGATTTGGTCGGCACAACTTGTATCCAAGGAAACGGCAAGTGCCCTGATTTTTATTGGAGAATTCAGTTCAGCTTCTAAATCTTTATTTTTGCGGACGGCATCAACTATTGAATTCAGGGCCTGGTTGAACTTTTTGTTTTCAGTCCCTGCTTTTTTCGCTAAATGAGACAATCGGCTTTCAAGACTTTTGAACTTTGTAATATAAGGCGCAAAGGGATCCTTTGCTATGGTGATTTTCAAACGATTTATCAACAAAGAAGCTGGTTTCATTGATCGGCAATATTCTCCAATTCAACAATAGATGGCCTTTTGACAGTAAAACGCAGATCTATTCTACGATTGCGCCGGCGTTGTTCAGGGGTGTCTTCCACCGTCTGTACCCTTCTGGAATCTGCATACCCGCTTACTGAGAATAATTTTTGCCCAAATGCATTCATCATGTCATTGAAATTGGGTGATAGCTCCAGATGTTGCCCCCAGTATTCCCACAGAGAAATGGCCCGATAAGTGGATAAACCCCAGTTACCTTTCATCCTGTTCAATGGAACACTGTCTGTATGGCCTTCAATAAAAACTGTATCGAGATATTTGAAACGCATTTTGTCGTTTGTATCGCTGAAAGGTTTGTTAATGGCCTGGTGTAACGCCATCCCTATCGCGGTGACAGATCTTTGGATATCCTCGTCATCAGGGATTTCATCGGAACCGGAATCAAAAGCAAGTGTGCTTTCAGGAATTCTTAATATGGTATCATTATCAGCAATTTCTACTATGATGTTTTGAGATGCAAGATCATCTTTAATTTCATATAAAATTTTCCTTCTGGCGTTTTCCGCATTTCGCAGTTCCTCAATATCCCGTTGAATTATTTTTTGAGTTTGGGTTAATTCAATGATCAACGCGATTGCAGCCAAAATAAAAACAACAAGAAGGGCTGACATCAAATCGGAAAAAGATATCCAGTAAAGATTTTCCTCATCAACTGGATTTTGGGGCCGGGCATAACGTTTAAACATATTCTTTGCCCAGTTTCACTTCGATTTCATCTACAACACTTGAAAGGGCTTGTACTGCTTTGTTCATCGTGGCAGCATATTGTGTTGTACCCTCTGCCCAAACTTTAAGATGTTGATTTGTCTGTCCATTGGCTTGAGAAGCGTACTCCTGGAGCATGTTGCTCATTTTAACGGCCAACTCTTCCACATTTTGTTTTAATTGTGCAAGATAGGAATGTTGCTGATCATCCAGCTGTTCAAATATTTTATCTGCCGTATCGACCAGATTCTTCATTTTTTGGATGAGCATATCAAATTCCGTGGCGCTTTCCAGGATCTGGCTGAATATTTGTTTGATTTCTGATGTGCTGGCCTGATTTTCTCTTGCAAGAACCTCAGTGCTTGCCACAGCGTCTGCAACAGTGTCTGACAGTTTTGCTCCGGCCTGGTTTATCAGTTCACCAAAAACTTTTAATTTACCGACCGATGAATGTAATTCGGAAGCCGCCTCATTTAAAGATTCAGTAGCTTGTGAATTTGCCGAAACTGTATCCTTTACAGTATTTTGAAGGGATTGTCCTTGGTTGAGCAACTCTTTTATCTCTTTGAACTGCGTTTTATATCCATCGTCAATACGTTCGAGCAACTCTGATGTCCCCTGTTTCATTGCATTTGTTTGATTGATAAATTCCTCTCCCCGTTTTTTTTCTCTATCGGCTAAGATATTATCTCTGTCATTTAATTTGTCCGTAAGGTC
Above is a window of Desulfotignum balticum DSM 7044 DNA encoding:
- a CDS encoding EH signature domain-containing protein, yielding MKPASLLINRLKITIAKDPFAPYITKFKSLESRLSHLAKKAGTENKKFNQALNSIVDAVRKNKDLEAELNSPIKIRALAVSLDTSCADQISLTQRILNKIDQLRPIPSTLLIQSIFQYYLQQYDRLNDPAAVSKWLIKSLPKRNLKKNFHDSLLSLNGAKWLANEAIRNDLDFKDMVMHLELDRYSSGRFMTIAKNIYFIEQLEKIPLNQPHKLLIEAQKQSVCDSIYDKSYLVGHKILQILIRRAADTKIHDSWLNVILSIAGDPRVPKNHPLFQKWWNMLDHKYHELVVAWLSKLDLRLFLEALKNYSNLSGKNDLKRMFPSRKKFLEGLDDKKLISRTRLYLSKSAERYLKNNYKPEHLPSYSIVSDGSRSLIYVQLINNQAHMIEGSHSCYLWIYKHLHSSAIVFDPVNDLVSYNDLTSGMNQEMAEKRCEAVAQIKHSPSNFRWQKNALEALRNLGVAISAQDVLSQKDYRSFKRLFGVM
- a CDS encoding OmpA/MotB family protein; the protein is MFKRYARPQNPVDEENLYWISFSDLMSALLVVFILAAIALIIELTQTQKIIQRDIEELRNAENARRKILYEIKDDLASQNIIVEIADNDTILRIPESTLAFDSGSDEIPDDEDIQRSVTAIGMALHQAINKPFSDTNDKMRFKYLDTVFIEGHTDSVPLNRMKGNWGLSTYRAISLWEYWGQHLELSPNFNDMMNAFGQKLFSVSGYADSRRVQTVEDTPEQRRRNRRIDLRFTVKRPSIVELENIADQ